A single region of the Pseudomonadota bacterium genome encodes:
- a CDS encoding ribosomal protein L16: MLSPKRTKYRKQQKGKTRGLAYRGSEVSFGDYGLQCLGRGHVTARQIEAARMAVQRKVKRAG; this comes from the coding sequence ATGCTGTCACCGAAGCGCACCAAATACCGCAAGCAGCAAAAAGGCAAGACCAGGGGCCTGGCCTATCGTGGCAGCGAGGTGTCCTTTGGTGATTACGGTTTGCAGTGCCTCGGTCGGGGTCACGTCACGGCGCGACAGATCGAGGCTGCTCGCATGGCGGTGCAGCGTAAGGTCAAGCGCGCTGGC